The following are from one region of the Pseudomonadota bacterium genome:
- a CDS encoding MBL fold metallo-hydrolase, with protein sequence MTVAGFTPPATAAEGVKVTPLGLVKGEFCKFDRAMIFEDPDGTRILYDPGRTVAGPKDPRLGRIDVILASHMHGDHVGDKHQPAPNAGSCGEPDLSVSALPNTNLINIALFKDAKIVTGSEMPQFFANKLQALGGDPGNSLLARFGGARQIGGVTITTVPAAHSNAVNPAMIGGELGALLSAAGLGAYVGPPTGYVLTFSNGLSAYLSGDTGITAEQESVVRRHYRAQLVVMNIGDVFTTGPKEAAFVINELVRPNSVIASHANEVATKDGIVITGSKTDMFIRASRVPVHVPLSEQVMTFNAHGDCVDGCAKR encoded by the coding sequence ATGACCGTGGCCGGTTTCACTCCACCGGCAACGGCGGCGGAGGGTGTGAAGGTGACGCCGCTCGGGTTGGTAAAGGGAGAATTTTGCAAGTTTGACCGGGCGATGATCTTTGAGGACCCGGACGGTACGCGCATTCTCTACGACCCGGGCCGTACGGTGGCTGGCCCGAAGGATCCGCGCCTCGGCCGGATCGATGTGATCCTGGCGAGCCATATGCACGGCGATCATGTCGGCGACAAGCATCAGCCGGCGCCCAATGCCGGGAGCTGCGGCGAACCGGATCTATCGGTTAGCGCGCTGCCCAATACCAATCTGATCAACATCGCGCTGTTCAAGGACGCCAAGATCGTCACCGGCAGCGAGATGCCCCAATTTTTCGCCAATAAACTGCAGGCGCTTGGCGGCGATCCGGGGAATTCGTTGCTGGCGCGCTTCGGCGGGGCGCGCCAGATTGGCGGGGTCACCATCACCACGGTGCCGGCGGCCCATTCGAACGCCGTCAATCCGGCAATGATCGGCGGTGAACTTGGCGCGCTTCTGTCTGCCGCCGGGCTTGGCGCCTATGTCGGCCCGCCGACCGGCTATGTGCTGACGTTCTCGAACGGGCTGAGCGCGTATCTATCTGGCGATACCGGCATTACGGCGGAACAGGAGAGCGTGGTGCGCCGGCATTATCGTGCACAGCTTGTGGTGATGAATATCGGCGATGTGTTCACCACTGGACCGAAGGAAGCGGCGTTCGTCATCAACGAACTGGTGCGGCCAAACTCGGTGATCGCCAGCCACGCCAACGAGGTCGCCACCAAAGACGGCATCGTCATCACGGGCAGCAAAACGGATATGTTCATCCGCGCTTCGAGAGTGCCGGTGCATGTACCGTTGAGCGAACAGGTGATGACGTTCAACGCCCACGGCGATTGCGTAGACGGCTGCGCCAAGCGATAA
- a CDS encoding SDR family oxidoreductase, with protein MSRNAENKPVAMVIGATSKWQSDGRNTLLAHGRALDDSGLPVGARWGVGGAVAQKFAAEGFFTVLSTRAEANAVPLAAAIREQSGDCMIVELDLASEDSIAAAFAITRREAGEPEVVVYNAGYLEGRDLPPEKELLEHIPVEMFDTAHHVANRGLFLVAKQALPAMRHKGAGSFLISNNAKSLRGSKRMTGESLYYPRVMMRALAQVLTEEYSEHGVHVANVVIDGLIDSPGTRTLPRALENPDAVLNPVKIAEAYYYLHSQDRSCWTHELQLTPFAAKPSY; from the coding sequence ATGAGCCGAAACGCCGAGAACAAGCCGGTCGCCATGGTGATCGGCGCGACGTCTAAATGGCAATCGGATGGGCGTAATACGCTGCTTGCGCATGGCCGAGCACTTGACGATAGCGGCCTGCCGGTCGGCGCGCGCTGGGGCGTCGGCGGCGCGGTGGCGCAGAAGTTTGCCGCGGAGGGCTTTTTTACCGTGCTCAGCACTCGTGCCGAGGCCAATGCGGTACCGCTGGCGGCGGCGATCCGTGAACAGAGCGGCGATTGCATGATCGTTGAGCTCGATCTGGCATCGGAAGATTCAATCGCGGCAGCCTTCGCCATCACTCGGCGCGAGGCCGGCGAGCCGGAGGTGGTGGTCTATAACGCCGGCTATCTTGAGGGCCGCGACCTACCGCCGGAAAAGGAGCTGCTCGAACATATACCGGTCGAGATGTTTGATACCGCCCATCACGTCGCCAATCGCGGGCTCTTTCTTGTCGCCAAGCAAGCGCTGCCGGCGATGCGTCATAAAGGCGCGGGCTCATTTCTGATTTCAAACAACGCCAAATCGCTGCGCGGCAGCAAACGCATGACCGGAGAATCGCTCTATTACCCGCGCGTCATGATGCGCGCGCTGGCCCAGGTGCTGACGGAGGAATATTCCGAGCATGGCGTGCATGTCGCCAATGTGGTGATCGACGGCCTCATCGATTCGCCCGGCACAAGGACCCTGCCGCGCGCCCTGGAAAATCCAGACGCGGTGCTCAACCCGGTCAAGATCGCCGAAGCATATTACTATCTGCACAGCCAGGACCGCTCCTGCTGGACGCACGAGCTCCAACTCACGCCATTCGCGGCCAAGCCGAGTTACTGA